In Microcoleus sp. AS-A8, a single genomic region encodes these proteins:
- the rfbD gene encoding dTDP-4-dehydrorhamnose reductase, with product MRRILLTGCTGQLGQELQRTLAPLGEVIGVDRSTVDLSQETTIRQRLVEIKPDVIVNAAAYTAVDKAETETELAQAINATAPTVMALEAQQLGATLIHVSTDYVFDGGKNTPYTEDDVTNPLGVYGRTKLEGEEGIRQTCTNHLILRTAWVYGSLGKVNFVKTMLRLFAEREEVRVVADQVGSPTWAADLAQAIATLVSQSSQDPAQPNFPTGTYHYTNSGVASWYDFAVAICEEAKPLGFPLKVQRIVPIATADYPTPAQRPAYSVLSGKKISAVLGSHPPHWRQALRQMLLELYSYHS from the coding sequence ATGAGGCGAATCTTACTCACGGGTTGCACAGGCCAACTCGGTCAAGAACTGCAACGAACCCTAGCTCCCTTGGGGGAGGTAATTGGGGTCGATCGCTCGACGGTGGATTTGTCTCAAGAGACCACCATTCGTCAGCGTCTAGTTGAAATCAAACCTGACGTGATTGTTAATGCCGCCGCCTACACGGCAGTTGACAAAGCAGAGACGGAAACGGAACTGGCTCAAGCCATCAATGCTACGGCACCTACAGTCATGGCTCTTGAAGCTCAGCAGCTAGGAGCTACCCTAATTCACGTTTCGACCGATTATGTCTTCGATGGTGGGAAAAATACACCCTACACCGAGGACGATGTCACCAACCCCCTTGGTGTCTATGGACGAACCAAGCTCGAAGGGGAGGAAGGGATTCGCCAAACCTGCACAAACCACCTGATTCTGAGAACCGCTTGGGTCTATGGCAGCCTTGGCAAGGTTAACTTTGTTAAAACAATGCTGAGGCTTTTCGCAGAACGCGAAGAGGTTCGTGTCGTCGCCGATCAGGTGGGTTCCCCCACTTGGGCGGCTGATCTGGCTCAAGCGATCGCCACACTGGTGTCCCAATCAAGCCAAGATCCAGCACAGCCTAATTTCCCAACGGGGACGTACCACTATACCAATAGTGGTGTTGCCAGTTGGTACGACTTCGCTGTTGCCATCTGTGAGGAAGCCAAACCCCTAGGCTTCCCGTTAAAAGTGCAGCGAATCGTGCCGATCGCAACGGCGGACTATCCCACACCAGCTCAGCGTCCGGCTTATTCGGTGCTGTCTGGGAAAAAGATTTCAGCCGTTTTGGGAAGCCATCCTCCCCATTGGCGACAGGCACTTAGACAAATGCTTCTAGAACTTTATTCCTATCACTCATGA
- the rfbC gene encoding dTDP-4-dehydrorhamnose 3,5-epimerase — protein sequence MNIIPTKIPDVLIIEPRVFEDQRGFFLESYNSKAFCEKTGVDAPFVQDNHSRSTQNVLRGLHYQIQQPQGKLVRVVAGAIFDVVVDLRKSSPTYGQWVGTLISAENKQQLWVPVGFAHGFCVVSEFAEVLYKTTDYYAPQYERCVIWNDPDLAIAWPLEETPIVSAKDQAGKSFKEAEMFP from the coding sequence ATGAATATTATCCCGACTAAGATTCCAGACGTTCTGATTATCGAACCGCGAGTCTTTGAAGACCAGCGTGGTTTCTTCTTAGAAAGTTACAACTCAAAAGCCTTCTGCGAAAAAACAGGAGTAGACGCTCCGTTTGTCCAAGACAATCATTCCCGTTCCACTCAAAATGTCCTACGTGGCTTACACTACCAAATTCAACAACCCCAAGGGAAATTAGTGCGTGTAGTCGCCGGAGCGATATTTGATGTGGTCGTGGATCTGAGAAAAAGCTCTCCAACCTATGGTCAATGGGTTGGGACGCTAATCAGCGCCGAGAACAAGCAACAGCTATGGGTGCCTGTGGGATTTGCCCACGGCTTTTGTGTTGTTTCGGAATTTGCTGAAGTCTTGTACAAAACAACCGATTACTATGCTCCTCAGTATGAACGATGCGTCATCTGGAATGACCCCGATTTAGCGATCGCGTGGCCCCTTGAAGAAACCCCCATCGTATCCGCTAAAGACCAAGCCGGTAAGTCCTTTAAGGAGGCAGAGATGTTCCCATGA